The proteins below come from a single Osmerus mordax isolate fOsmMor3 chromosome 3, fOsmMor3.pri, whole genome shotgun sequence genomic window:
- the st6galnac2 gene encoding alpha-N-acetylgalactosaminide alpha-2,6-sialyltransferase 2 isoform X1 produces MKCTKKVVFLVAALCVTITTIIYSQFGFNTTPQRSPDGRTDTIWNFKEEQWNLSTNIREEEEATCSLREAARQGHFLGQRFNFSVPVFQWAGSFQKSSWRRLSKRDPPYGWKGLEVGGVWVVLVLRAALTQLKEPSCGQLLQRGAGDQCVRCAVVGNGGILRGSGQGRAIDAHDYVFRMNGAITKGFEDDVGTNTSFYGFTTNTMKNSLISYRHYGFTRVPQGEGVRYIFIPSDRRDYVMLAAAIQGQTVQSGADRGNWTPMYFGSNPSADKFKILHPDFISYVTQRFLDSHQLKSQLYMPSTGALMLMTALHTCDQVSAYGFITRNYKDFSEHYYNAVWKPLRFFANHDLQMESWLWESMDHHKVMTLYRRTVNKQ; encoded by the exons ATGAAATGTACTAAAAAAGTTGTTTTTCTCGTCGCAGCTCTTTGCGTTACTATAACGACGATTATTTACAGTCAATTTGGCTTTAACACCACACCACAAAGAAG TCCAGATGGAAGAACTGATACCATCTGGAACTTTAAGGAGGAGCAGTGGAATCTCTCAACCAACATtagggaggag GAAGAGGCTACCTGCTCCCTGAGAGAGGCTGCCCGACAGGGACACTTCCTGGGACAACGCTTCAACTTCTCAGTCCCTGTTTTCCAGTGGGCCGGAAGCTTCCAGAAAAGCTCCTGGCGTAGACTGAGTAAGCGTGACCCTCCTTACGGATGGAAGGGCCTGGAAGTTGGGG GCGTGTGGGTTGTTTTAGTGCTGCGGGCCGCCCTGACACAGCTCAAGGAGCCGTCCTGTGGTCAGCTGCTACAGCGCGGGGCAGGTGACCAGTGTGTGCGCTGTGCGGTGGTGGGGAACGGGGGGATCCTACGGGGCTCCGGACAGGGCAGGGCCATCGATGCGCACGACTATGTCTTCAG gatgaATGGGGCAATAACAAAAGGGTTTGAGGATGATGTGGGAACAAACACGTCTTTCTATGGCTTCACCACCAACACCATGAAGAACTCCCTCATATCCTACAGACACTACGGCTTCACCAGGGTTCCTCAGGGTGAG GGAGTTCGCTACATCTTCATCCCCTCAGACCGGAGAGACTACGTGATGCTGGCTGCTGCCATCCAGGGCCAGACGGTGCAGTCAGGGGCCGACCGTGGAAACTG GACGCCCATGTATTTTGGGTCAAATCCGTCAGCTGATAAGTTCAAGATCCTTCATCCTGATTTTATTTCATACGTGACCCAAAG GTTTCTGGACTCTCACCAGCTGAAGAGTCAGCTGTACATGCCCAGCACTGGAGCTCTGATGTTGATGACTGCTCTGCACACGTGCGatcag gtATCTGCCTATGGCTTCATCACTAGAAACTATAAAGACTTCTCTGAACACTACTACAATGCCGTCTGGAAGCCACTGCGTTTCTTTGCCAACCACGACTTGCAGATGGAGAGCTGGCTTTGGGAGTCCATGGACCATCACAAGGTCATGACCCTGTACAGGAGGACAGTCAATAAGCAGTGA
- the st6galnac2 gene encoding alpha-N-acetylgalactosaminide alpha-2,6-sialyltransferase 2 isoform X2, with amino-acid sequence MKCTKKVVFLVAALCVTITTIIYSQFGFNTTPQRSPDGRTDTIWNFKEEQWNLSTNIREEEEATCSLREAARQGHFLGQRFNFSVPVFQWAGSFQKSSWRRLSKRDPPYGWKGLEVGVLRAALTQLKEPSCGQLLQRGAGDQCVRCAVVGNGGILRGSGQGRAIDAHDYVFRMNGAITKGFEDDVGTNTSFYGFTTNTMKNSLISYRHYGFTRVPQGEGVRYIFIPSDRRDYVMLAAAIQGQTVQSGADRGNWTPMYFGSNPSADKFKILHPDFISYVTQRFLDSHQLKSQLYMPSTGALMLMTALHTCDQVSAYGFITRNYKDFSEHYYNAVWKPLRFFANHDLQMESWLWESMDHHKVMTLYRRTVNKQ; translated from the exons ATGAAATGTACTAAAAAAGTTGTTTTTCTCGTCGCAGCTCTTTGCGTTACTATAACGACGATTATTTACAGTCAATTTGGCTTTAACACCACACCACAAAGAAG TCCAGATGGAAGAACTGATACCATCTGGAACTTTAAGGAGGAGCAGTGGAATCTCTCAACCAACATtagggaggag GAAGAGGCTACCTGCTCCCTGAGAGAGGCTGCCCGACAGGGACACTTCCTGGGACAACGCTTCAACTTCTCAGTCCCTGTTTTCCAGTGGGCCGGAAGCTTCCAGAAAAGCTCCTGGCGTAGACTGAGTAAGCGTGACCCTCCTTACGGATGGAAGGGCCTGGAAGTTGGGG TGCTGCGGGCCGCCCTGACACAGCTCAAGGAGCCGTCCTGTGGTCAGCTGCTACAGCGCGGGGCAGGTGACCAGTGTGTGCGCTGTGCGGTGGTGGGGAACGGGGGGATCCTACGGGGCTCCGGACAGGGCAGGGCCATCGATGCGCACGACTATGTCTTCAG gatgaATGGGGCAATAACAAAAGGGTTTGAGGATGATGTGGGAACAAACACGTCTTTCTATGGCTTCACCACCAACACCATGAAGAACTCCCTCATATCCTACAGACACTACGGCTTCACCAGGGTTCCTCAGGGTGAG GGAGTTCGCTACATCTTCATCCCCTCAGACCGGAGAGACTACGTGATGCTGGCTGCTGCCATCCAGGGCCAGACGGTGCAGTCAGGGGCCGACCGTGGAAACTG GACGCCCATGTATTTTGGGTCAAATCCGTCAGCTGATAAGTTCAAGATCCTTCATCCTGATTTTATTTCATACGTGACCCAAAG GTTTCTGGACTCTCACCAGCTGAAGAGTCAGCTGTACATGCCCAGCACTGGAGCTCTGATGTTGATGACTGCTCTGCACACGTGCGatcag gtATCTGCCTATGGCTTCATCACTAGAAACTATAAAGACTTCTCTGAACACTACTACAATGCCGTCTGGAAGCCACTGCGTTTCTTTGCCAACCACGACTTGCAGATGGAGAGCTGGCTTTGGGAGTCCATGGACCATCACAAGGTCATGACCCTGTACAGGAGGACAGTCAATAAGCAGTGA